A single Ascochyta rabiei chromosome 4, complete sequence DNA region contains:
- a CDS encoding 3-oxoacyl-[acyl-carrier-protein] reductase, translated as MSSGTLIILVSTSLCNLLVITPSYLLYVTFKDVIEQMVRVLAKDLGTKGICVNGVAPGPTATELFFQGRSEELANRIASGNHFDRVGEPRIAYFSGECGAWVNG; from the coding sequence ATGAGCTCAGGTACACTCATCATCCTCGTGTCAACTTCTCTTTGTAACCTTTTAGTTATCACACCCAGCTATCTGCTCTATGTGACCTTCAAAGACGTCATCGAGCAGATGGTGCGTGTGCTGGCCAAAGACCTAGGcacaaaaggtatctgtgTCAATGGTGTTGCTCCAGGGCCTACGGCGACAGAGCTCTTTTTCCAGGGCAGGAGCGAAGAGCTGGCCAACAGGATTGCAAGTGGGAACCATTTCGATAGAGTCGGTGAGCCAAGGATCGCGTACTTCTCTGGTGAATGCGGGGCTTGGGTCAATGGGTAG
- a CDS encoding 5'-flap endonuclease, giving the protein MAGKEYTIVVLSSSPPAPDVYNSPHYAAPNRRVAMPPSSPFALSPPSSPRKHVPGALTSGSRAVPIPGEATRGFATVSSLVRSEHFANRLDDEPAELQQIESHGSLLEGIEESARKPRTRGTKDATAPNREKPKPKPKPRGRKTRVEKELYSDTVPNDPELRLPRTTKPPCFDSADAQATLEASAGPAVHAPKLTKAGKPRKPRAKKEKVDTGGTEAKPKRTRVTKPKAAVKTDTAQRKAADAINNSEAPGAAVDAEFQDVSIWNVPQSPRSRLEALQGPPNPLAERLDLEEAVTRRRDWTPPRDTAAQSPSTVSTGKENRPSGHNASTGTFTHLIHNFTYESPTAKVTGNAAMPAAANPGVTKRRRVELIDLPGVQTTSRASSPEKGMAPKKKPRTITDLVTGQYAPKETDRDAQAVTSDFFSPQTSTTKMPLNDVATLSLEAPLKKPPRKRSKSRNGSEAAKTNSKPRIRKTSTKPPAKSKPVTEKLLSPTSAVLRLSRQEVLFGTSSQLALEESPTTVRQIQKALTESEHDMGAVPPFLLDNTPRWPRLHKIQGKRGLWRESTRDNEGGLLENIENVYIPEPDRTENLPLLVDVARVEPSLPPDFVDIDEIEHGTIAISSDPPTPLRAKLLTQVVDQTLRTSEVPDSDVFDDIDDFGLALPPSNQKAQSQDSFADIDSFQAPAETESHQPPSSKVRRPASAPTMAAHSPKKRRGRPLKTNSVIPSVTASAPLPSHNPSLPQKTSQRHPSTPKGSGRFVDIEEILDSEEEALEAFSPTPPRVRRLQNSPSLPLTLDLERSVSSKPGVEKSEATPIFRILISQLEWINIKSSICASITAHVRSIPPTTDPKKPSWHEKILMYDPIVLEDLTAYLNSQTKLRIYKRATQKQIKAYNNELKMKGNAILGVERDDQVLAIEKELETHMIRDWCQEMSICCIHAKESRGRGSARKGYY; this is encoded by the coding sequence ATGGCCGGGAAGGAGTACACAATCGTCGTGCTCTCGTCTTCTCCACCTGCTCCCGATGTGTACAACTCCCCGCACTATGCGGCGCCGAACCGACGCGTCGCAATGCCGCCATCCTCGCCGTTCGCCCTCTCTCCACCCTCGAGCCCAAGAAAACACGTCCCCGGGGCATTGACATCCGGATCACGAGCTGTTCCCATTCCTGGAGAGGCTACAAGAGGGTTCGCCACCGTGAGCAGCCTTGTCCGCTCGGAGCACTTCGCAAATCGGCTGGACGACGAGCCTGCAGAGTTGCAACAGATCGAGTCGCATGGAAGTTTGCTTGAAGGCATAGAGGAATCTGCAAGGAAGCCCCGAACGCGAGGCACGAAGGATGCGACAGCCCCAAACCGTGAgaagccaaagccaaagccaaagccaagGGGGCGGAAAACAAGGGTAGAAAAAGAGCTGTATAGCGACACTGTTCCTAACGACCCTGAACTTCGTCTTCCCCGCACCACAAAACCGCCGTGTTTTGACAGTGCAGATGCGCAGGCAACACTCGAGGCTTCGGCTGGGCCTGCAGTGCATGCGCCGAAGTTGACAAAGGCAGGCAAACCGAGGAAACCACGGgcaaagaaggagaaggtcGACACTGGTGGCACAGAGGCTAAGCCGAAAAGGACGAGGGTCACGAAACCCAAGGCAGCTGTCAAGACGGACACTGCGCAACGGAAAGCTGCAGATGCTATCAACAACTCGGAAGCGCCAGGGGCAGCAGTCGATGCGGAGTTTCAAGATGTGTCAATATGGAATGTCCCTCAAAGTCCTCGATCAAGACTTGAAGCGCTGCAGGGACCTCCAAATCCTCTAGCAGAGCGTCTTGACCTTGAAGAAGCAGTAACCAGAAGGAGAGATTGGACACCCCCCAGAGATACCGCAGCTCAAAGCCCGTCTACCGTTTCAACTGGCAAAGAAAACAGGCCTTCGGGGCACAACGCTTCGACAGGCACTTTTACCCATCTTATTCACAACTTCACATACGAATCCCCGACCGCCAAGGTTACGGGCAATGCTGCAATGCCAGCTGCAGCAAATCCCGGCGTGACAAAGCGCCGCAGAGTCGAGCTCATTGACCTTCCTGGCGTTCAGACCACCTCCAGAGCATCGTCTCCGGAGAAAGGCATGGCACCCAAGAAGAAACCGCGTACCATCACAGATTTGGTGACTGGTCAGTATGCACCAAAGGAAACAGACAGGGACGCCCAAGCCGTCACGAGCGATTTCTTCTCTCCGCAGACAAGCACGACGAAAATGCCCTTGAACGACGTTGCTACACTTAGCCTTGAGGCACCTCTGAAGAAGCCGCCACGGAAGCGCTCAAAGTCAAGAAATGGCTCAGAAGCTGCGAAAACGAACTCAAAGCCTCGCATAAGGAAAACCTCGACGAAGCCTCCTGCCAAATCGAAGCCTGTTACTGAGAAGCTGCTAAGTCCGACATCTGCGGTCCTTCGCCTGAGTCGGCAGGAGGTTCTGTTTGGCACATCGAGTCAACTTGCGTTAGAAGAGTCGCCTACGACTGTACGACAGATACAAAAAGCGCTTACCGAATCAGAACACGATATGGGGGCGGTTCCTCCCTTCCTGCTAGATAATACCCCACGCTGGCCCAGACTGCATAAGATTCAAGGGAAGAGGGGGCTGTGGAGAGAGAGTACCAGAGATAATGAGGGCGGTCTTCTCGAGAACATCGAGAACGTCTACATTCCAGAGCCCGATCGGACTGAAAATTTACCACTACTCGTGGATGTCGCCCGTGTAGAGCCAAGCCTGCCTCCCGATTTCGTAGACATTGATGAAATTGAGCATGGTACCATCGCGATCTCGTCGGACCCTCCGACCCCGCTGAGGGCGAAGCTGCTGACACAAGTCGTCGATCAGACCCTACGCACAAGCGAAGTGCCCGATTCGGATGTCTTTGACGATATCGATGATTTTGGCTTGGCTCTTCCACCATCGAACCAGAAGGCTCAGTCGCAGGATAGTTTCGCAGATATCGACAGTTTTCAAGCGCCTGCTGAGACTGAATCGCACCAACCGCCTTCGTCGAAAGTAAGACGGCCAGCATCAGCACCGACGATGGCTGCGCATTCGCCTAAGAAACGTCGGGGTAGGCCTCTAAAGACAAACAGTGTCATACCCTCAGTCACAGCGTCAGCGCCACTTCCCTCACATAACCCGTCCTTGCCACAGAAAACATCACAGCGCCACCCGTCCACCCCTAAGGGCTCAGGTCGCTTCGTCGATATCGAAGAGATCCTAGActcagaagaagaagcactCGAAGCATTCTCACCCACACCACCTCGAGTGCGAAGACTACAAAACTCGCCCTCACTACCGTTGACTCTGGACCTGGAGCGCTCAGTCTCATCCAAGCCTGGGGTAGAAAAGTCTGAGGCCACACCAATCTTCCGCATTCTGATATCGCAACTCGAATGGATCAACATCAAGTCCTCGATATGTGCGTCTATAACTGCACATGTTCGTTCTATACCGCCTACGACCGACCCGAAGAAGCCGAGTTGGCACGAAAAGATTCTCATGTATGACCCAATCGTCCTGGAGGATCTTACAGCCTACCTTAACAGCCAAACTAAGCTGCGTATATACAAGCGTGCAACGCAGAAGCAGATTAAGGCTTACAACAACGAGTTGAAGATGAAAGGCAATGCTATTCTGGGTGTAGAGCGAGACGACCAAGTATTGGCCATCGAGAAGGAACTCGAGACACACATGATCAGAGACTGGTGTCAGGAGATGAGCATTTGCTGCATCCATGCAAAGGAAAGCAGAGGCCGTGGAAGTGCGAGGAAGGGATATTATTAG